One Bradyrhizobium sp. CCGB12 genomic window carries:
- the minD gene encoding septum site-determining protein MinD, with product MSKVLVVTSGKGGVGKTTTTAALGAALAQRGDKVVVVDFDVGLRNLDLVMGAERRVVFDLINVVQGVAKLPQALIRDKRLENLWLLPASQTRDKDALTDEGVGKVIAELRTRFDWVICDSPAGIERGASMAMRFADEAVIVTNPEVSSVRDSDRIIGMLDSKTVRAEKGERVEKHILITRYDASRAARGEMLTIDDILEILATPLLGIIPESQDVLKASNVGTPVTLSNADGAPARAYMDAAKRLCGENITMHVPAERRGFMDRLLRRRAA from the coding sequence ATGAGTAAGGTACTGGTCGTGACATCAGGCAAGGGCGGGGTCGGCAAGACCACGACGACCGCCGCGCTGGGAGCCGCCCTGGCGCAACGCGGCGACAAGGTGGTCGTCGTCGATTTCGACGTCGGCCTGCGCAACCTCGATCTCGTGATGGGCGCCGAACGCCGCGTCGTGTTCGACCTCATCAACGTGGTGCAGGGCGTCGCCAAGCTGCCGCAGGCGCTGATCCGCGACAAGCGGCTCGAGAATTTGTGGCTGCTGCCGGCTTCCCAAACCCGCGACAAGGACGCGCTGACGGACGAGGGCGTCGGCAAGGTCATCGCTGAGTTGCGCACCCGTTTCGACTGGGTGATCTGCGACAGCCCGGCCGGCATCGAGCGCGGCGCCTCCATGGCGATGCGCTTTGCCGACGAGGCCGTGATCGTCACCAATCCCGAGGTCTCCTCGGTGCGCGATTCCGACCGCATCATCGGCATGCTCGACTCCAAGACGGTGCGGGCCGAGAAGGGCGAGCGCGTCGAGAAGCACATTCTCATCACCCGTTACGATGCCTCCCGCGCCGCGCGCGGCGAGATGCTTACCATCGACGACATCCTCGAGATCCTTGCCACGCCCTTGCTCGGCATCATTCCCGAGAGCCAGGACGTGTTGAAGGCCTCCAACGTCGGCACGCCGGTGACGCTGTCGAATGCGGATGGAGCGCCGGCGCGGGCCTATATGGACGCGGCCAAGCGCCTCTGCGGCGAGAACATAACGATGCACGTTCCCGCCGAGCGCAGAGGTTTTATGGACCGCCTCCTGCGACGGAGGGCTGCATGA
- the minC gene encoding septum site-determining protein MinC, with the protein MEAAAKVQRQMVRLRGRSYVAFVFVPTVPILDWLQEIDATIARSPGFFAGRPVVIDLSSVDLSQSGIGHLLSSLQDRNIRVLGIEGVEEGRLTPAMPPLLSGGRSCVVESSAPKKAEKAAAKPTSLLLENPVRSGQTVIFPEGDVTILGSVGSGAEVVAGGSIHVYGALRGRAMAGVNGHTSARIYCQKIEAELLAIDGFYQTADDIDAALRGKPAQAFLQGNTMRITALN; encoded by the coding sequence ATGGAGGCTGCAGCAAAAGTCCAACGCCAAATGGTTCGCCTGCGCGGGCGCTCTTATGTCGCCTTCGTGTTCGTGCCGACGGTTCCAATCCTGGACTGGCTCCAGGAGATCGACGCCACGATCGCACGTTCGCCGGGGTTCTTTGCCGGCCGGCCGGTGGTGATCGACCTGTCCTCGGTCGATCTCAGCCAATCCGGTATCGGCCATCTGCTCTCCAGCCTGCAGGACCGCAACATCCGCGTGCTCGGGATCGAGGGGGTGGAGGAGGGGCGGCTGACGCCGGCGATGCCGCCGCTGCTCTCGGGCGGACGCAGCTGCGTGGTCGAGTCGAGCGCACCCAAGAAGGCAGAGAAGGCCGCCGCCAAACCGACGTCGCTGCTGCTGGAAAATCCGGTGCGCTCGGGCCAGACCGTGATCTTCCCGGAAGGCGACGTCACCATTCTCGGCTCGGTCGGGTCCGGTGCCGAGGTCGTCGCCGGCGGCTCCATCCACGTCTATGGCGCGCTGCGCGGCCGCGCCATGGCCGGGGTCAACGGTCACACGAGCGCGCGCATCTACTGCCAGAAGATCGAGGCTGAACTGCTTGCAATTGACGGTTTTTACCAGACTGCGGACGACATTGACGCCGCCTTGCGCGGCAAGCCGGCGCAGGCCTTTCTGCAAGGGAATACCATGCGAATTACAGCACTGAACTGA
- a CDS encoding ABC transporter substrate-binding protein, translating into MKHLQAAGSALVLALMLGVSTVPARAGEAVNLILNWTPTADHSPYYYAKAQGWYEKAGIDLTIETGKGSGVSAAKVGSGGSPFGVADLATMLVAKSKGADTVAVMSVYANTGQTFYWLKSYGVNGVKDFAGHKIGNPPGDASRVMWPAFAKAAGLAPDSVGFVNVGPTAKIAALKSHTVDIISDFYNEHDLKVIEFGGDLGYVNWKDIGLNPYGNSLIVNGAYLQKNPKVVEEFVRVTQKAFAACVADATPCLKALLDQVSGLDKENQERQWERIKFLMTDEFTTTKSLGWIDGERMKKDYELVQTYLGMEKPFDVTTAFTTKMLDPAIKMDASKVKK; encoded by the coding sequence ATGAAGCATTTGCAGGCGGCGGGCTCTGCCCTGGTACTGGCCCTGATGCTCGGTGTTTCGACGGTGCCCGCGCGCGCGGGCGAGGCGGTCAATCTGATCCTGAACTGGACGCCGACGGCCGATCACTCGCCGTATTATTACGCCAAGGCGCAAGGCTGGTACGAGAAGGCGGGCATCGATCTCACGATCGAGACCGGAAAGGGCTCCGGCGTCTCCGCTGCCAAGGTCGGCTCCGGCGGCTCGCCGTTCGGCGTCGCCGATCTCGCCACCATGCTGGTGGCCAAGAGCAAGGGCGCCGACACCGTCGCCGTGATGAGCGTCTATGCCAACACCGGCCAGACCTTTTACTGGCTGAAGAGCTACGGCGTGAACGGCGTAAAGGATTTCGCCGGGCACAAGATCGGCAATCCGCCCGGCGATGCTTCGCGCGTGATGTGGCCGGCCTTTGCCAAGGCCGCGGGCCTTGCGCCCGACTCCGTCGGCTTCGTCAATGTCGGGCCGACCGCGAAGATCGCGGCGCTGAAGAGCCACACCGTCGACATCATCAGCGATTTCTACAACGAGCACGATCTGAAGGTGATCGAGTTCGGAGGCGATCTCGGCTACGTCAACTGGAAGGACATCGGGCTCAATCCGTACGGCAATTCGCTGATCGTCAACGGGGCCTATCTGCAGAAGAATCCAAAGGTCGTTGAAGAGTTCGTGCGCGTCACGCAGAAGGCCTTTGCGGCCTGCGTCGCCGATGCCACGCCGTGCCTGAAGGCGTTGCTCGACCAGGTCTCCGGCCTCGACAAGGAGAACCAGGAGCGTCAGTGGGAGCGCATCAAGTTCCTGATGACGGATGAATTCACGACGACCAAGTCGCTTGGCTGGATCGACGGCGAGCGGATGAAGAAGGACTACGAGCTGGTCCAGACCTATCTCGGCATGGAGAAGCCGTTCGACGTGACGACGGCGTTCACGACCAAGATGCTCGACCCCGCCATCAAGATGGATGCGAGCAAGGTGAAGAAATAG
- a CDS encoding TetR/AcrR family transcriptional regulator, whose product MPAKRSGDTVPQRRDPVATRNKLLTAARLEFARHGFAGARVDEIAERAGVNKQLVYHYFGDKDALYLAVLEWVYEDIREQERRLNLEGLPPEKAIRRLIEASFDHLAANPDFIVLLNDENRGGARHVRGSTRLEAMHSPLVRSVSHILNEGVRSGVFRKGIDPVQLYISIAGLSYFFFSNTPTLSAIFGKDLSSRAQRRARRRHVADLVLQSLRP is encoded by the coding sequence ATGCCCGCAAAACGATCTGGCGACACCGTGCCGCAGCGCCGCGATCCCGTCGCCACCCGCAACAAGCTGCTCACCGCCGCGCGGCTGGAATTCGCCCGGCACGGCTTTGCGGGCGCCCGCGTCGACGAGATCGCTGAGCGCGCCGGCGTCAACAAGCAGCTCGTCTACCATTACTTCGGCGACAAGGACGCGCTTTACCTCGCCGTCCTCGAATGGGTCTATGAAGACATCCGCGAGCAGGAGCGCAGGCTCAATCTCGAAGGCCTGCCGCCGGAAAAGGCGATCCGCAGGCTGATCGAGGCCTCTTTCGACCATCTCGCGGCAAACCCTGATTTCATCGTGCTCTTGAACGACGAGAACCGCGGCGGCGCCCGCCACGTCCGCGGCTCGACCCGGCTGGAGGCGATGCATTCCCCGCTGGTCAGAAGCGTTTCCCACATCCTCAACGAGGGCGTACGCTCGGGTGTGTTCCGCAAGGGGATCGATCCCGTCCAGCTCTATATCTCCATTGCGGGCCTCAGCTATTTCTTCTTCTCCAACACGCCGACGCTGTCGGCGATCTTCGGCAAGGACCTCTCGAGCCGCGCCCAGCGCCGCGCCCGCCGCAGGCACGTCGCCGACCTGGTATTGCAGTCGCTCCGGCCCTAA
- a CDS encoding ABC transporter permease: MAADRARTSRSFAIILIVHLAVLVLWQIAVDAFHVPKFILPSPLATVQTLGTASYAWGMNTLVTAVEILGGFALGAFVGVALAVIFSWAPLLSLMLLPLFVTMNMIPKVALGPLFIVWFSYGIVPNILIAFSICFFPILLTTARGLREVEPDLLDLVKSLRGSRWTLFRKIQLPGSLPYIFSGMKVGAILAVAGAIVGEFIASERGLGYLMIQVQSSLDTPAMVMAVVLLTLLGVALYGLVLALERMFVVGDAGQT, from the coding sequence TTGGCAGCCGACCGGGCACGAACCTCGCGCAGCTTTGCGATCATCCTGATCGTGCACCTCGCCGTGCTCGTGCTCTGGCAGATCGCGGTCGATGCGTTCCACGTGCCGAAATTCATCCTGCCCTCTCCGCTTGCCACCGTGCAGACGCTGGGAACCGCAAGCTATGCCTGGGGTATGAACACGCTGGTAACCGCGGTCGAGATCCTCGGCGGCTTCGCACTTGGCGCCTTCGTCGGCGTCGCGCTCGCGGTGATCTTCAGCTGGGCGCCGCTGCTGAGCCTCATGCTGCTGCCGCTGTTCGTGACGATGAACATGATCCCGAAGGTCGCGCTCGGCCCGCTCTTCATCGTCTGGTTCTCCTACGGCATCGTGCCGAACATCCTGATCGCCTTCAGCATCTGCTTCTTCCCGATCCTGCTCACCACCGCGCGCGGCCTGCGCGAGGTCGAGCCTGACCTGCTCGATCTCGTCAAATCGCTGCGCGGCTCGCGCTGGACGCTGTTCCGCAAGATCCAGCTGCCGGGATCGCTGCCTTACATATTCTCCGGCATGAAGGTCGGCGCCATCCTCGCGGTTGCCGGCGCCATCGTCGGGGAATTCATCGCCTCCGAGCGCGGGCTCGGCTACCTCATGATCCAGGTGCAGTCCTCGCTCGACACGCCCGCGATGGTGATGGCCGTGGTGCTGCTGACGCTGCTCGGCGTCGCTCTCTACGGCCTGGTGCTCGCCCTCGAACGCATGTTCGTGGTCGGCGACGCCGGACAGACCTGA